A region of Centropristis striata isolate RG_2023a ecotype Rhode Island chromosome 17, C.striata_1.0, whole genome shotgun sequence DNA encodes the following proteins:
- the LOC131989065 gene encoding NLR family CARD domain-containing protein 3-like: protein MTSLYTCSSQDSDDVSPGPSCVSIKSDGSRFQPLNFGDDELKRSQDSDDVSPGPSCVSIKSDGSMFQPLNFGVDELKRSQDSDDVSPGPSCVSIKSDGSRFQPLNFGDDELKRQQSEEMSSPSECVEDVRDPADTEEVTVVAGDSPPLKAKKNLKEAMQKKFTVTYEGHGDQQTSLKSIYTQLSIIHGEDRNPHAEHEFSHLTAKSRRRSTEQSVGLNDIFRPLPGQEKPPRTVVTKGVAGIGKSFSVQKCILDWAEGNANQDIDFVFNLAFREMNLSTENKSLHKLLTEFHPALKSLTDSEDLVKAKVLVILDGLDESRFDLDFENKLQVTSVSEVTSVANLLTNLIQGNLLPHANLWITSRPVATHQIPAEFIDMVTEIRGFTDPQKEEYFRKRFSNDLSLADRIISHIHSSQCLNIMCQIPIFCWMSALLFQEIFGGDEKAEIPQTLTEMMGHFLLAQTRLRSNKYDKMTEENKERLLTRHREFLLKLGKLAFVQLQKNNLIFYNEDLEDCGIDIQEATIYSGFFNAVLREEEVFSQKKVFFFVHLTVQEFFAALFVYDCFTNNNTEELGNFLDLKDKEHTLLDLLKMTVDKVLEDKNGHLHYFMRFLHGLLVESNRRVLQGLLTSPEPSQDTVKKILTHLKAIRRKGLSPDISIHLFRTMVQMRDHKVKNEIEEYLKSPDRLKAELTPLHCSALAYMLLVSKNDLDVLDLKSYNTSDEGRRRLIPAVRVSRKAILTDCKVTADLVQPLAAALKYNYSALRDLDLSNNDLEDSGVEQLCGGLSSQSCRLETLNLSGCLVTQEGSAYLASALQSNPSHLQELDLSYNNLGESGEEMLSELRKDPRYKLRTLNFEHGGSHRMKPGFKKYACELTLDPNTAHKNLHLSEENRKVTWVEEEDQNPLHQERLDHCRQVLCEQGLGGRCYWEVKVFGPLSVGVTYKDADRKVKTNKVKMGYNDKCWCLFCSNDGNYVLHSNKKVDVSSLGWRSSWVGVYLDRPAGTLSFYRVSPDSRTRLHTFKATFGETLYPAVELQHAQSSALFCQLI, encoded by the exons ATGACGTCTCTGTACACCTGTAGTTCACAGGACAGTGACGATGTGTCCCCGGGTCCCAGCTGTGTCTCCATCAAGAGTGATGGGTCCAGGTTCCAGCCACTCAACTTTGGTGATGATGAGTTAAAACG TTCACAGGACAGTGACGATGTGTCCCCGGGTCCCAGCTGTGTCTCCATCAAGAGTGATGGGTCCATGTTTCAGCCACTCAACTTTGGTGTTGATGAGTTAAAACG TTCACAGGACAGTGACGATGTGTCCCCGGGTCCCAGCTGTGTCTCCATCAAGAGTGATGGGTCCAGGTTCCAGCCACTCAACTTTGGTGATGATGAGTTAAAACG ACAGCAGAGTGAGGAGATGTCCAGCCCTTCAGAGTGTGTGGAGGATGTTAGAGATCCAGCTGATACCGAGGAAGTCACAG TTGTTGCAGGGGACAGCCCTCCTTTGAAAGCAAAGAAGAATCTTAAAGAAGCAATGCAAAAGAAGTTCACTGTGACGTACGAAGGCCATGGTGACCAACAGACTTCTCTGAAAAGCATTTACACACAACTTTCCATTATCCATGGAGAGGACAGAAATCCACATGCAGAGCATGAGTTCAGTCACCTTACGGCTAAATCGAGACGACGATCTACTGAACAGTCAGTCGGCCTCAATGACATCTTCAGACCGTTGCCTGGCCAAGAGAAACCCCCCAGAACAGTTGTGACGAAGGGTGTTGCAGGAATCGGAAAATCCTTTTCTGTGCAGAAATGTATTCTTGACTGGGCTGAGGGGAACGCAAACCAGGacattgattttgttttcaatCTTGCTTTCCGAGAGATGAATTTGAgcacagaaaacaaaagctTGCACAAGCTCCTGACTGAATTTCACCCCGCACTGAAGAGTTTGACTGACTCAGAAGATTTGGTCAAAGCCAAGGTTCTAGTGATCCTGGATGGCCTGGATGAAAGCAGATTTGATCTGGACTTTGAGAACAAGCTACAAGTTACATCTGTCAGTGAAGTAACATCTGTGGCTAATCTCCTAACAAACCTCATCCAGGGAAACCTCCTTCCTCATGCTAACCTGTGGATAACATCTCGTCCAGTAGCCACCCATCAGATCCCTGCAGAGTTCATCGACATGGTGACCGAGATACGAGGGTTCACTGACCCACAGAAAGAAGAATACTTCAGGAAGAGATTTAGCAATGACTTGAGCCTTGCTGACAGGATCATTTCACACATTCACTCTTCACAGTGTCTCAACATCATGTGCCAGATCCCGATCTTCTGCTGGATGTCTGCTCTATTATTTCAGGAGATCTTTGGGGGAGACGAGAAAGCTGAAATACCTCAAACCCTTACGGAGATGATGGGGCATTTCCTGTTGGCCCAGACAAGATTAAGAAGCAACAAATATGACAAGATGACTGAGGAAAACAAAGAGAGACTTCTGACAAGGCACCGAGAATTTCTTCTGAAACTTGGCAAGCTTGCATTTGTTCAGCTACAGAAGAACAACCTCATCTTCTACAATGAAGACCTGGAAGACTGTGGCATTGACATCCAAGAGGCAACCATCTACTCTGGATTTTTCAACGCAGTTCTCAGGGAAGAAGAAGTCTTTTCACAGAAAAAGGTCTTCTTCTTTGTGCACCTGACCGTACAGGAGTTCTTTGCAGCTCTTTTTGTGTATGACTGTTTCACAAACAACAATACAGAAGAGCTCGGCAACTTCCTTGATCTGAAGGACAAAGAACATACTTTGTTGGATCTTCTGAAGATGACAGTTGACAAAGTGTTGGAGGACAAGAACGGCCACCTGCACTACTTCATGCGCTTCCTCCATGGCCTTTTGGTAGAATCCAACCGGAGAGTCCTTCAGGGTCTGCTGACATCACCAGAACCAAGCCAAGATACTGTCAAGAAAATCTTGACTCACCTCAAAGCAATCAGACGAAAGGGCCTCTCTCCAGACATTTCCATCCACCTCTTCCGGACCATGGTGCAGATGAGAGATCACAAAGTCAAAAATGAGATCGAGGAGTATCTCAAATCGCCAGATCGTTTAAAAGCAGAGCTGACGCCCCTGCACTGCTCTGCGCTGGCCTACATGCTGCTAGTGTCAAAGAATGATCTGGATGTGTTGGACTTGAAGAGTTACAACACATCAGATgaaggcaggaggaggctgATACCAGCTGTGAGGGTCAGCAGAAAGGCTAT ACTCACAGACTGCAAAGTGACTGCAGATTTGGTGCAGCCCTTGGCTGCTGCTCTCAAGTACAACTACTCAGctctgagagacctggacctcAGCAACAATGACCTGGAAGATTCAGGAGTGGAGCAGCTTTGTGGTGGACTATCGAGCCAATcctgcagactggagacactGAA CTTGTCAGGTTGTCTGGTCACTCAGGAGGGCAGTGCTTATCTGGCCTCAGCTCTACAGTCCAACCCTTCCCATCTGCAAGAGCTGGATCTGAGCTACAACAATCTGGGAGAGTCAGGAGAAGAGATGCTGTCCGAGCTGAGGAAGGATCCACGATACAAGCTCCGCACACTCAA TTTTGAACATGGTGGAAGTCACAGAATGAAACCAGGCTTTAAAAAGT ATGCCTGTGAGCTCACTTTGGACCCCAACACAGCCCACAAGAACCTCCATCTCTCTGAAGAGAACAGAAAGGTGACCTGGGTGGAAGAGGAGGATCAAAATCCCCTTCACCAAGAAAGGTTGGATCACTGCAGACAGGTGCTGTGTGAACAGGGTCTGGGTGGCCGCTGCTACTGGGAGGTCAAGGTGTTCGGACCCTTAAGCGTTGGGGTCACTTACAAAGATGCTGATAGGAAAGTGAAGACGAATAAGGTTAAGATGGGATACAATGACAAGTGTTGGTGTCTGTTTTGCTCGAATGATGGTAATTATGTTTTGCACAGCAACAAAAAAGTCGACGTGTCCTCACTTGGATGGCGCTCCAGTTGGGTGGGAGTGTATCTGGATCGGCCGGCTGGCACATTGTCTTTCTATAGAGTTTCCCCCGACAGCCGTACCCGCCTCCATACCTTCAAAGCAACGTTCGGTGAAACCCTCTATCCTGCGGTTGAACTTCAACATGCTCAGTCTTCTGCTTTGTTTTGTCAGCTAATATAA
- the LOC131989107 gene encoding serine/threonine-protein kinase DCLK2-like, whose amino-acid sequence MSLSKTLELEHFDERDKVRRGRSTRTKRDESTGSAGGGGGSGPSSRGSSLVPSPAHSANCSYYRTRTLQALTSEKRAKKVRFFRNGDRYFKGLVYAVSSDRFRSYDALLMELTRSLADNLHLPQGVRAIYTIDGNKKITSMDELVEGECYVCASNEPYRKVDYAKISIPSWKPGAAVGAAASGRPATASAGVSASTGAAPSKERPESREGRESKDFIKPKLVTVIRSGVKPRKAVRILLNKKTAHSFEQVLADITEAIKLDSGAVKRLYTLDGKQLTCLQDFFGDDDVFMACGPEKFRYAQDDFVLTHCSKTPAFVNECKTKATRSTTATKTPTPKTPSGSGFSSSSSSKTPPKGGLPRTKSPGPANPASGSQSAVKSSRSSPSPTSPGTPRSLKVSPRRASSTDVNGEAEQPDDTTVEVNGNRSVSSSIINDKYQVGKVIGDGNFAVVKECVERSTGQEYALKIIDKARCCGKEHLIENEVAVLRRVRHPSIIQLIEVDETPSQLFLVMELVKGGDLFDAITSSTKYSERDASAMVFNLAGAIKYLHRMNIVHRDIKPENLLVCEYPDGTKSLKLGDFGLATVVEGPLYTVCGTPTYVAPEIIAETGYGLKVDIWAAGVITYILLCGFPPFRSENNVQEELFDQILRGKLEFPSPDWDTISLPAKMLISQMLQVNVDTRYTAEEVLSHPWVTDEAPVDSNTVSSTEEPTSGDALEPEQESPLLETKQVPSPLV is encoded by the exons ATGTCTTTGAGTAAGACCCTCGAGCTGGAGCACTTTGACGAACGCGACAAGGTTCGGCGGGGACGCTCCACCCGCACCAAGAGAGATGAGTCCACCGGCAGCGCTGGCGGCGGCGGAGGGTCCGGGCCCAGCTCCCGGGGCAGCAGCCTGGTCCCGAGCCCCGCCCACAGCGCCAACTGCAGCTACTACCGGACCCGAACCCTGCAGGCGCTCACCTCGGAGAAACGGGCCAAGAAGGTTCGCTTCTTCCGCAACGGGGACCGGTACTTCAAGGGTTTGGTGTACGCGGTTTCCAGTGACCGGTTCCGCTCCTACGATGCGCTGCTGATGGAGTTGACGCGCTCATTGGCCGATAATTTGCACCTGCCGCAAGGAGTGCGCGCAATCTATACTATAGATGGCAACAAGAAGATCACCAGTATGGACGAGCTGGTGGAAG GCGAGTGCTACGTCTGTGCCTCCAATGAGCCTTACCGGAAGGTCGACTACGCCAAGATCTCCATCCCCAGCTGGAAGCCGGGCGCCGCCGTGGGGGCCGCCGCCTCCGGTCGGCCCGCCACGGCGTCCGCGGGGGTGTCAGCGAGCACCGGCGCCGCACCCTCCAAAGAGCGCCCCGAGAGCCGCGAGGGCAGAGAGAGCAAAGACTTCATCAAGCCCAAACTGGTGACGGTGATCCGGAGCGGCGTGAAGCCTCGCAAGGCGGTCCGGATCCTGCTGAACAAGAAGACGGCGCACTCCTTCGAACAAGTGCTCGCCGACATCACCGAGGCCATCAAGCTGGACTCGGGCGCCGTGAAGAGGCTCTACACGCTGGACGGCAAACAG ctgacCTGTCTGCAGGATTTCTTCGGGGACGATGACGTCTTCATGGCGTGCGGGCCGGAGAAGTTCCGCTACGCTCAGGACGACTTTGTGCTCACACACTGCAGCAAAACGCCGGCTTTTGTTAACG aatgCAAAACCAAAGCAACTCGCTCCACCACCGCAACGAAAACTCCAACTCCCAAGACCCCCAGCGGCTCcggcttctcctcctcctcctcctccaagacTCCCCCCAAAGGAGGCCTCCCCAGGACAAAGTCTCCAGGCCCAG CCAATCCAGCTTCAGGATCCCAGTCGGCGGTGAAGTCGTCCAGGTCCAGCCCCTCCCCCACCAGCCCCGGGACGCCACGCAGCCTCAAG GTGTCTCCTCGTCGAGCCTCCTCCACAGATGTGAACGGAGAGGCGGAGCAGCCAGACGACACCACGGTGGAAG TGAACGGTAACCGCTCCGTTTCTTCCTCCATCATCAACGACAAGTACCAAGTCGGTAAAGTGATCGGAGACGGAAACTTTGCCGTGGTGAAAGAGTGCGTGGAGAG gtcgacGGGACAGGAGTACGCTCTGAAGATCATCGATAAAGCTCGCTGCTGTGGGAAG GAGCACCTGATAGAAAACGAAGTGGCGGTGCTGCGGAGGGTTCGCCACCCGAGCATCATCCAGCTGATCGAGGTGGATGAAACGCCCAGTCAGCTGTTCCTGGTCATGGAGCTGGTCAAG GGCGGCGACCTGTTCGACGCCATCACCTCCTCCACAAAGTACAGCGAGCGCGACGCCAGCGCCATGGTGTTCAACCTGGCCGGAGCCATCAAGTACCTGCACCGGATGAACATCGTCCACCGAGACATCAAACCAGAGAACCTGCtg GTGTGTGAGTACCCAGACGGCACCAAGTCACTGAAGCTGGGGGACTTTGGTTTGGCGACCGTCGTGGAGGGACCGCTGTACACCGTGTGTGGCACGCCAACATACGTCGCCCCGGAGATCATCGCTGAAACTGG ctatGGTCTGAAGGTGGATATCTGGGCGGCAGGAGTGATCACCTACATCCTGCTGTGTGGGTTCCCTCCATTCAGAAG TGAGAATAATGTGCAGGAGGAGTTGTTTGATCAGATCCTCAGAGGGAAGCTGGAGTTCCCGTCTCCAGACTGGGACACCATCAGCCTCCCAGCCAAG ATGCTGATTAGTCAGATGCTGCAGGTGAACGTGGACACTCGTTACACTGCCGAGGAGGTCCTGTCTCACCCCTGGGTGACG GATGAGGCTCCTGTAGACTCCAACACTGTGAGCAGCACTGAAGAACCAACCAGTGGAGATGCATTGGAACCAGAGCAGGAATCCCCATTACTGGAAACCAAACAAGTTCCCTCACCTCTGGTCTAA